A stretch of Dama dama isolate Ldn47 chromosome 22, ASM3311817v1, whole genome shotgun sequence DNA encodes these proteins:
- the NEDD1 gene encoding protein NEDD1 yields the protein MQENLRFASSGDDVKIWDASSLTLVDKFSPHAAPHVISSVCWSSNNNFLVTASSSGDKIVVSSCKCKPVPILELGEGQKQTCVSLNSTSMYLVSGGLNKTVNIWDLKSKRVHRSLKDHKDEVTCVTYNWNDCYVASGSLSGEIILHSVTTNLSSTPFGHGNNQSVRHLKYSLFKKSLLGSVSDNGIVTLWDVHSQSPYHNFDSTHKAPASGICFSPVNELLFVTVGLDKRIILYDTSSKKLVKTLVADAPLTAVDFMPDGATLAIGSSRGKIYQYDLRMLKSPIKTISAHKTSVQCIAFQYSTVLSKSGLNKGCSNKPTAVNKRTVNVSAGGGGAQNPGVVREAATTSLATVLPQPTVAAVGKGTAGAPQDKAGLPRSINTDTLSKETESGKNQDFSSFDDSGKSSLGDMFSPVRDDAVVNKGGDESIGKGDGLDFLPQLNSVFPPRKNPVVSSTSVLHSSPLNVFMGSPGKEENENHDLTAESKKMYLGKQESKDSFKQFAKLISGAETGNLNASPSSNQTRSPEKFEKPEKEIEAQLINEPPGNGSSTPNPKIASSVTAGVASSLSEKIVDTIGNSRPNAPLSSVQIRFIQNMIQETLDDFREACHRDIVNLQVEMIKQFHMQLNEMHSLLERYSVNEGLVAEIERLREENKRLRAHF from the exons ATGCAGGAGAACCTCAGATTTGCCTCATCGGGAGACGATGTTAAAATATGGGACGCTTCCTCGTTGACGCTGGTGGATAAGTTCAGCCCGCACGCTGCGCCTCATGTTATTAGCTCAGTGTGCTGGAGCAGCAACa ATAACTTTCTAGTGACAGCATCTTCCAGTGGTGACAAAATAGTTGTCTCAAGTTGCAAATGTAAACCTGTCCCGATTTTAGAGCTTGGTGAAGgg caaaagcAGACATGTGTCAGTTTAAATTCAACATCTATGTATTTGGTAAGCGGAGGCCTAAATAAGACTGTTAATATTTGGGATTTAAAATCAAAAAGAGTTCATCGATCTCTTAAG GATCATAAAGATGAAGTAACTTGTGTAACATATAATTGGAATGACTGCTACGTTGCTTCTGGATCTCTCAGTGGTGAAATTATTTTGCACAGTGTAACCACTAATTTATCTAGTACTCCATTTGGTCATGGTAATAACCAG tcTGTTCGGCACTTGAAGTACTCCTTATTTAAGAAATCACTCCTGGGCAGTGTTTCAGATAATGGAATAGTAACTCTCTGGGATGTGCATAGTCAGAGTCCATACCATAACTTTGACAGTACACATAAAGCTCCGGCTTCAGGCATCTGTTTTTCTCCTGTCAATGAACTGCTATTTGTAACTGTGGGCTTGGATAAAAGAATCATTCTCTATGACACTTCAAGTAAGAA GCTCGTGAAAACTTTAGTGGCTGATGCTCCTCTGACTGCAGTGGATTTCATGCCTGATGGAGCCACTTTGGCTATTGGATCCTCCCGTGGGAAAATATATCAATATGATTTAAGGATGCTGAAATCACCAATTAAAACCATCAGTGCACATAAGACATCTGTGCAGTGTATAGCATTTCAGTACTCCACTGTTCTTTCTAAG TCAGGTTTGAATAAGGGCTGTTCAAATAAGCCCACAGCTGTGAACAAACGCACTGTTAATGTGAGCGCCGGTGGAGGAGGAgcccagaatcctggagtggtcaGAGAAGCAGCCACCACATCCCTTGCCACAGTTCTGCCCCAGCCCACGGTAGCCGCTGTGGGAAAGGGAACAGCAGGTGCTCCTCAAGACAAAGCAG GTCTGCCTCGAAGCATAAACACCGATACTTTATCAAAGGAAACGGAGAGTGGGAAAAATCAGGATTTCTCCAGCTTTGATGATTCTGGAAAAAGTAGTTTAGGTGACATGTTCTCACCTGTCAGAGACG ATGCTGTAGTTAACAAAGGAGGTGATGAGTCCATAGGCAAAGGAGATG gccTTGACTTTCTACCACAATTGAACTCAGTGTTTCCTCCAAGAAAAAATCCAGTAGTTTCAAGCACTTCAGTATTGCATTCTAGTCCTCTTAATGTCTTTATGGGGTCTCctgggaaagaagaaaatgaaaatcatgatcTGACAGCTGAATCTAAGAAAATGTATCTGGGAAAACAGGAATCTAAAGACTCCTTCAAGCAG tTTGCAAAGTTGATCTCCGGTGCTGAAACTGGAAATCTAAATGCCTCTCCATCATCTAACCAAACAAGAAGCCCTGAGAAATttgaaaagccagaaaaagaaattgaagccCAGTTAATAAATGAACCTCCAGGCAATGGATCCTCAACTCCAA ATCCAAAGATAGCATCCTCTGTTACTGCTGGAGTTGCTAGTTCACTATCAGAAAAAATCGTTGATACCATTGGAAATAGTCGGCCAAATGCACCGTTGTCATCTGTTCAGATCCGTTTTATTCAGAACATGATACAGGAAACCCTGGATGACTTTAG AGAAGCATGCCATAGGGACATTGTGAATTTGCAAGTGGAGATGATTAAACAGTTTCATATGCAATTG aATGAAATGCATTCTTTGTTGGAAAGATACTCAGTGAATGAAGGTTTAGTGGCAGAAATTGAAAGACTacgagaagaaaacaaaagactgcGGGCACACTTTTGA